tgaAAAAAGCTATTAAATGAATGGTTGTTTGATTATCAGCAACAAGTTTAAACGTCCTTAGCACTATTGAAATGAGATATGGAAAAGTTGTCAAGAGTCAATGGTGTTAGTGGTGATATATCTTCTTGTAACAATCATCCGAGTATGATAATGGAGGAAATTAAGTAACACAGACATACATTGTCATTTATTGGGTATTCTTTAAGTATCCCTATAGactttctttaataataatctaCGATAATTAGAAGAGTTCTTCAAAGAATACTTCAATCattcttattaaaaaaaaagtaattacaAAAGTGTTAagctataaaatatatattactacttgttactttaaaatattttgatcgTATAcatgttcttttttttcatcatttttaaatttaattacagtatcattaataataaaagattttatatatattaaatgtttcatATACCTCAACAaatactttttcttttaaagtaattagtatttaacaataacaaagagataacaaaaaaagaaatatttggTAGAAGGAAGTTATCATTTAACCGATTGGCATTAGTTTATCTTTAAGgtaaacaattaaatattaagaaCTGTGAAACAATATTGaggttaatttttatcaaagtGCCTTCCGTCTCACAGACCGGAAAGGAGCATTTATCTTTAGTAAATTATTAAGATAATCTTTTCAAATAAACAAATCGGTacacattttattaattgtcGCTTGAGACAATATCTTGAAAGATACCGCTacacaaaatattaattgaaaGAAAAATACTTACTTTGGTTGATTCTTTAAATACTGATTGACTTTGAATCATTGATCTCATGGCTTGGAGGCGAATTCTTTCAGCAAGCATAGCAgattctaataatttttctagcATAGCcattattaacaaataactttataataatatataatattatttatattgatatagaaataaaatatctaaatatatattgctTAAGAATATAGATGaaacttaaaatttaactttttaaatcttGAATTTACAAAGTAATATATAAGATTTTCGAAACAATGACACTCTTTCTTCTGATTATGCCATCTTTTATCTTTTCTTTTGTTATCATCCCAAAAGTGATTTAGTTAGTGTGCCATTATCCGTTTAACTCTCATTTAACCGCCTCCGGTTCTTTGAATTATTCTCTTCCGTAACAAGTTCTTATTCAAATTATCATTCAGCTATTATACTTCTCTATAGTTTCTCTTTCAATTTCCATTCTTGTCAACACCAACTTTAACCTCTTGTATCAGTTAACAAGACCCAAACAGTATCCATTTATAAGGCCCTCGTTAAAGATAAactagaaaaatttttttctaacattctcattttataaataagttttgttttgaatagataaaataaaaaaaaaagataaatggAAAGAAGtagtaaattatattattacttcTTTATATCTCTATCtcattttctaaatatatatatatatatatgtatttttttttttaaactgagatataaaaatatttatatttctatataccattaacataatttaaaagcATGATCCTTATTCAAATAATgaaagttataaaatttaattactaGACAATTGTTTTAACCACCATAACAATATAACAGAGAAAGAGAATTATCTTCGTTATATGTAAGTGATACTAAAAATTCTGATTTtaagtaatataataaacaattatctattatttaattgGATAATCAgatatatacaaattttttccaTTACTACAAATACAAaacaaaagaagaaataGATAAAACTTATTTAAAGATACTTGAACTATCTTCTTTAATTAAATGCCTAATCACCATCTTTTCTAACAAGGCATttgttgaatattttttaaaatcaattaccataaatgtttataatttaattttaaagtttaattttaatcttaCATCATTTAAACTAGAAAATAGATAAACATTTTacacaatatttaaaaagtttttagtatataatctttttctcaatcattaaaaatgtaatagatatattattattcatatatatatattttaatatatatcatcttcaaaacaatataattttaaagaaaataattaatttattaaaaagtaattgaaaaaaaaattgatattcaATAGGTtatgtaataatttaacaaactGACACTTCTCAAGTAATCTTCTCATTCTTATAcatattatttcaatttaaaCAATCACATTTACAGagataaataaattcatAGTAGATACTTAATAAAACCACTTAACTATCATATCAACATAATCTTTCTTTTGTTTAATAAGTACATACCTAATAACTTGATCTTGTTATCCaagattatatatttaattaatagcATACttcatgtttttttttcttaccaTTATATCATACACATctgtttgttttttttttaaaaataaattcaatATTGCTCAATCGTTAAGTTaaacaaaaacaaaaaaaatatttttacaaagtAATCATTgtaataatgaatatttattattaatgacttcaaaattaaataaatattaccttatatatcaaaatattttggatttttttataataaataaatgcaaaaaatgtatcaatataatatatcttatttacatttcaacaagaatataattatttttttgtgaaaattatacaaaaaaaaaatatatatatatatataatatcttgttacctttattttatacaaattcattgtaacataaatataattttaaatgttatttttataagaatataacatttctatttgatttttatcaaatatttatatttcaaaatatataagcattaataatcaatttaaaaaaaaatattacaatcatgtaattgatatttaataacaaagccaaataatattaaaatatttataagttttttttttgttacatttatcttatttaaatatataataataaaatttttctcctattattatatataattattttaaagacattttaataatattaactgttaaataataattatataaaaaaataatatcaataatttaaattttattccttgaccttaaaaatattataatttatttatattaaaataactttaattaaaggaaaattaaataaataaataaataaataaagttatatttattttttaatttttaaattattaacttGGTATATCGttccttttttttgtttacttTTCATACCACataactaaatattttaataatagacaattttatattaattgttaCAGTGTTACACGTGTCAAGTTATATGATTTCAAGTTAACTAAATAGtactaatttattaaaaatttaaaataaactaaattatttttcttttaatattaaatattttaataaatatatatattttttaggttattttatataataatgggTAGTAAAACAGCTAGAAAATATAAGTTTCTAATAAAACAAGCATTAAGTCATAAACCAacattgttattattaatagctctcattttatgtatactatatttatttactggatctaatgatgatgataataataatagtaatttatataaaagaaatttacaaaattcaTTAACACGAGGAAATCGAGAAGAGACATCTTATGAAAATTTACCAGGTGATAGTGATccaaatactttttatacaGCAGGTATTAATGGAAATTTTGAACCACCACAACAAATAGATAATGGTGGTCCAGGAGAAATGGGAAGACCATTACATATAGCAAGTAATGATAAATCAAGACAAGCTATGCATGATTATGGTTTTAATACATATGTTAGTGATTTAATTTCAATGAATCGTACTATACCAGATATAAGAATGGAAGAATGTAAACATTGGAGTTATCCTGAAGATCTTCCAACAACATCTGTTGTTATTGCTTTTCATAATGAAGGTTGGTCACCATTATTACGTACTGTTCATTCTGTTATCCTTCGTACACCATCATATTTATTGGAAGAAATTATTATGGTTGATGATTTTTCTGACAAAGAACATTTAAAAAGCCGATTGGAGGAGtatattaaacaatttaatggtaaagttaaattaataCGTAATGCTGAAAGAGAAGGTCTTATTAGAACAAGAACAGTTGGTGCTAAAGCAGCAAAAGGTAAAGTAGTAGTATTTTTAGATGCTCATTGTGaagttaatattaattgGCTTCCTCCACTTCTTGCtccaataaaatataatagaaaagTTATGACTGTTCCTGTTATTGATGGTATTGATATGAATACATGGGAATATAAAAGTGTTTATGGATCTCCTGATGCACATTTTAGAGGAATATTTGAATGGggtttattatataaagaaaaagctCTTTCTGGTAAAGAACTTCGTAGAAGAAAATACAATTCTGAACCATTTCGTTCACCAACACATGCTGGAGGTCTTTTTGCTATAGATAAATCATGGTTTGCTGAATTGGGTTATTATGATCCAGGACTTCAAATTTGGGGTGGTGAACAATAtgaattatcatttaaaatatggcAATGTGGTGGGGGTATTTTAATTGTTCCATGTAGTCATGTTGGTCATGTCTACAGAAGTCATATGCCTTATAATTTTGGTAAATTAACTGGTAAACCTGTTATTTCAACAAATATGCTTCGTGTCATTCGTACATGGATGGGtgattatgaaaaatattatatgataCGGGAACCATCAGCCCAAAATAGAGATCCAGGTGATCTTACAGAACAAATTGCATTAAGAGAAAGATTACAATGTAAAGATTTTCATTGGTATATGGAAAATATTGCTTATGATGTAACTGAAGATTTTCCACTTCTTCCACCTAATGATGTTTGGGGTGAAGCTAAAAATGCTAAAACGGGAAGATGTCTTGATGTTGGTACACCTGGTTCAATAATGTCTGCATCTGGATGTCATGGTTATGGTGGTAATCAACTTCTTAGAATAAATGTTGAAGGTCAATTTAGTCAGGGTGAATGGTGTATTGGACTTCATAGAGATAAAGTTCAAGCTGAACGTTGTAAGATGGGAACAGTTAATGGTTTATgggaatatataaaagaaactAAACAAATAAGACAtaagaaaaaagataaatgtaTAACTGTTCCCACATCTGGAGTTTCTGATGAGGTAACACTTGAAGAGTGTGATTCACTTAatgattttcaaaaattcaaatttagagaaatatttaatgattagtttatttatactgtcttttttttagtattgaCCGAAAGCTTTACAAATGTTCTTGAGATAATTGATATATCGAGATTTTGTTGGAAAGTTATTCAAATTACTTTATTAacactttaaaatatatatgtatattgtataaacttgaaaaaaaaaattaaataaagtaaactttgtttttttaatttttttcaaaaatatatttatatctcTAAATTATTGTACAAAttcatttaacaataaatataataatataatttttatatcatatagaaaatgttaattaatatatttttattatttcattaaattaatattttcaattaattaaaatcttattattttttttttatttaaataatatataatattaatgcactttaatacattaaagtaaaatattcttttgatactataaaaagaatcgtttgttaaataaattatataacacTTTTGAAATAGATAttaattatgtaaaaatttattatattgtttacAAATAGTAATTctaagaaaatttatataattaagattgtttaatattataatttgtatgtaattactaaaaatttttaattaaaagaaaattttaaaaaatgttaattaatttcttcaattaaaaaaaatttattttaaaaaatctagAAGCCTCAGGTTATTTGGAAAATACTTTTCATTATTCATTCAAAATGAGCTGGTATGTGATCATCAAAGGCAATGTAGTGATATTACTTTTAACCAACTATCAAATAAAATGCTCTCTTACACTACATTGATTGggttaacatttaaatataaaagattttcatataaaatgtataaatttcatttatcttcatttaaaagttatttcaagacaaataaagttattaaatattttaaaatataacaattcagaaaataatattacatggtgaaaaaaattgatgggaaattattattagaaatataatactttaaaaataaactgaAAACAAactatttgttaaaaaaaagaaaacaatattatttcttgCATAaggtaatattaaataatcattttattacatCATTAAAcgaaaattaatattacattaacttaaatttcatttttataacataaaaagatatataaactatttaaaataaatataaacaaaattatctctagttacattaatttataatgttttacGTAAGACTTCTGtcacattttattataattggataataattattcatttatttgtcatattttactttttttttttatttatttactaaaatacaaaattataaaatttaaagataacatttaccttatattattttaacttttattcttttaataaaaatttcattattaatttctaTTTGTTTCCATGTCAATTGATGAATATAAATACCTTTTAACTTGATTAATtgtttattgttaaatatatattaaaaaaaattatcatctTATTCACTATCAATTTCAATTATTCTAAATTTAAAgctacttttattttatcatttttttttaaaagatcttttatcattttttttttattttttggcataattttaaaatattgtttctttaaataatctatgtatcattatttatattataacaataaaatgacgttattaaaaagacaacaaaaaaatttaaaaagaaagttatggtagatatttttattaaaaaattatattattgttatctttttgcttatgttaaatataatcCTATTCATATATCCCATGATAATTGTTAGAGAAGTAATGAATTAATCAAAAACCACCACGcctataaaattaataatttttctaacgTTTTGCTTTtctttaaatgatataaaattaataattttaaagaatatttatttccttatttaatgaatatattttattcttatacaaatatatatatatatatatatatatatataaaaatttcaaattagttattacttaaattaaagttttttttttaggtatGGTGATATCTTgtaacataaaattattggtttttttacttattctCGGAATCATTATACCTTGTCCTGTTAAATGTTATAGTGCcagattttttaatgatgatGATGGTATGTTTGCTTTTTTTaccaaactttttttaaaattaaaatttaaggtgcttataaaagatatttaatgaaatattattcttcaaattttaatttaccaattgcttatcaatattattatgacTCCAAAAATAATGACAATTTTCCGATTTCCGagtttttagtaaaaaatacTGGAGAAACTAATAAATTTGAAGGTGAATTTGAAGAGAATGAAGTAACTAGTGAACCATTTGAATCAGAAACTACAAAAAGATCTTTATTaggaaataaaagaaataatagtttaaaattaaaactattaaatcAAGGAGCAAGAGGATTTGGAAGAAAGTGAagattagtaaaaaaaatattttatctattacTGACAACTTAttgaatgtaaaaaaaaaaaatttacagaTATTACAATGTTATGATGTaccattataatttttatataagtatattaaatatttttttataattataaaaaaaaatttacaagaATAGCTCCCGGCTGTGAGTATCAAATGTATATCAAATAATCATATGAACAAAATAGAAATCATTTTGACTGTAATTGATCACCTATTAGATctcatttaaaaagttaatttaaaatttctttaaaaatttcaataccgttttttataaaagaaaatttaattaaaattttttactcattttaatatagaaaaaaaagttttacaaaatacaagagtaaatttaaaatttatattttactacTTACAATTTTTGccttaattttttatttgaggACAATTTGATATCTTAAAGTGCAACAAAGCAACATTTATATTAGGTTTATCAATAACATGTCCATTAATTTTTGCTGATAAGGCACAATGATTTGTTTTAAGAGAAAAAGATATCATTTGACATTTATCTTTTCCATTAATACAATCCTTACATAATTTACACATTTCAAGACATTGTTTTATTGAACTTGACTTAACTATTACATCAGGAGATAATATCCTTGGTGAAATTGATACAAAACAACCATCTGATGTCCCAGCAAGAGAAAGAACTTCATCTCTTAGTCTATACATTTTTCTATATCCAATGTCTGGAACATTGttactaataattttttggtTTTCAGAAACACCCATAAATGGTTTTACGGTACTTGGTAGTGGTAAATTATAGTCATCAACACCTAAAGAAGGTTTCATAGTTGTTAATTCtggtaaaatataattttctaaaatttttttttcatttaaatttacacTCATTTCTGGTTTTGATGTTGTAGCTAAAGATGGATTATATGAATCTATTACTCTACTGTCAATTACAGGAATATTTTTGGATGGtgttgataatatattttttacttcaTTTCCTGTTATTGTTGGGTCCGATGAATCATAACCACTAAGTTCCTGTTGTTGAGGGACTTTATCTTTATTTGaaacattttctttaattttaggATTTATAGATGTTATTTGGATTGGAGATGTTATGGTAGAtgtaataacatttaaaagaatatctTTATTACTTTCAGGTACTGTAGATATTTCTTTAgatttaatgttattatttgtatttataatttttttaagacatttattttctaaatatgtAGAATCAACATCAGATGTAAATAATTCAGGCATTGTAGTTTTGGTTTCAGATGACAATACACATGTTTGGTCTTTGGTGTAATACATAGCAGCTTTACATTCAAGATCTCCTAAAAGTTTTGTATCAAAACATATTTGTTTACATTGTTCTTTACTGGtgatatcttttattaattgatcTACAACACCTATCAATACTTTTCCAGGATACTCCTCAAAACATGAATCTAATGTTGGtgaatcttttaaaatatctaaaaataaatatttataattaaaatattaataaaaaaaaaaagataattaaaacttactttcattaaaattttttttatatggtattaaattattctttttatctaAAACAAGATTACAACTatcttttaatgttttaattacTAGTTTCTTGCTTAAGGCTTCTCTATAATTCATACATAACTGAAGACAAATGGCTACTTTTTCTGTCTTAACTTTGGCAGTATTCATAGTTTTTAAACATTGTCCTATCTCAGTATTTTGAACTCcatagataaaatttaaatttaaaatgacaataaaacaaaaatatgacaaagttttcatatttattctgataagaaaataaactttttataaccaaaataaattttttttaataatgtaacTTAACTGAATTTTAACTCTTTTATATCCTCaaactattaatttatatttattttgaagtGCATAAAATCATCCACTTGAAATGTCAAAAGAATACAATTTATGtaatcatataaaattattattcataaaCAGATACTAGCTTTAAtcaataacattattaaaaataattattttttattattattactattaaagTACTATTAATTGTAAggttaatttataataaaccttgaattattaatatttctaaattttcaccttttttttttattgaaaactattatgtttaaatataattgaattTAGGTAAAAGTATTCTTTTTGATGtattatgtttattatttttaataaatttaaaatatattaaatattagttctttttaatttctgcttactttttattgttatcCTTTTGggatttttcatatttttgttaGCTTACTACTTTTTTCAAGGTTGATATGTTTGTTTTACTGAGACTAAGaagttatttaaattgtttattatatttgataacaattaatattactGCCAATTGGATGATGGGTTGGAAGACCAGGAGGAGTACCATGACGGAGGCCATGTTGAAGGCCTTGGTGGAGGATATGGTGGCCATGGAGATGGAGGTGGACTTGGAGGTGACGGATTCCATGTATTTGGTTGTGTATTAGAAGGAAATGTATAATATCCATATCTAATTCTCTTATAAACACCATTATTTTCTGTAACAGTAGGTTTGTTAATAACAACAATTTCTGGATCCCAAGAAGGCCATTGAGCCAATGTTATACTCCATATCATAAAATTagttaataacaaaaaataaatactcataattatttttaaataatattagaaattgacattttcttaaataatatacttttacacaaaaaaacgagtttattgatattaaaaataacattaaaaaaatcaaaaataatgaagcattattaaataaaataataacaagaAAACATACTAAATATCGTAAATATCGTAAATCCCGTTATTTTAAATGGCAAATTTTA
This Strongyloides ratti genome assembly S_ratti_ED321, chromosome : 2 DNA region includes the following protein-coding sequences:
- a CDS encoding N-acetylgalactosaminyltransferase 7, with protein sequence MGSKTARKYKFLIKQALSHKPTLLLLIALILCILYLFTGSNDDDNNNSNLYKRNLQNSLTRGNREETSYENLPGDSDPNTFYTAGINGNFEPPQQIDNGGPGEMGRPLHIASNDKSRQAMHDYGFNTYVSDLISMNRTIPDIRMEECKHWSYPEDLPTTSVVIAFHNEGWSPLLRTVHSVILRTPSYLLEEIIMVDDFSDKEHLKSRLEEYIKQFNGKVKLIRNAEREGLIRTRTVGAKAAKGKVVVFLDAHCEVNINWLPPLLAPIKYNRKVMTVPVIDGIDMNTWEYKSVYGSPDAHFRGIFEWGLLYKEKALSGKELRRRKYNSEPFRSPTHAGGLFAIDKSWFAELGYYDPGLQIWGGEQYELSFKIWQCGGGILIVPCSHVGHVYRSHMPYNFGKLTGKPVISTNMLRVIRTWMGDYEKYYMIREPSAQNRDPGDLTEQIALRERLQCKDFHWYMENIAYDVTEDFPLLPPNDVWGEAKNAKTGRCLDVGTPGSIMSASGCHGYGGNQLLRINVEGQFSQGEWCIGLHRDKVQAERCKMGTVNGLWEYIKETKQIRHKKKDKCITVPTSGVSDEVTLEECDSLNDFQKFKFREIFND
- a CDS encoding PAN-1 domain and Apple-like domain-containing protein, producing the protein MNTAKVKTEKVAICLQLCMNYREALSKKLVIKTLKDSCNLVLDKKNNLIPYKKNFNENILKDSPTLDSCFEEYPGKVLIGVVDQLIKDITSKEQCKQICFDTKLLGDLECKAAMYYTKDQTCVLSSETKTTMPELFTSDVDSTYLENKCLKKIINTNNNIKSKEISTVPESNKDILLNVITSTITSPIQITSINPKIKENVSNKDKVPQQQELSGYDSSDPTITGNEVKNILSTPSKNIPVIDSRVIDSYNPSLATTSKPEMSVNLNEKKILENYILPELTTMKPSLGVDDYNLPLPSTVKPFMGVSENQKIISNNVPDIGYRKMYRLRDEVLSLAGTSDGCFVSISPRILSPDVIVKSSSIKQCLEMCKLCKDCINGKDKCQMISFSLKTNHCALSAKINGHVIDKPNINVALLHFKISNCPQIKN